A window of Arthrobacter dokdonellae genomic DNA:
CAGGGGAAGTTTGACCAAAGGCTGGCCGTGTTGACGGCATGGCGCAGGTAGCCGATTCCTGCAAACGTCGTCAGTCCTGGGGAGCTGTTTCCTGGGCCCAATCCAGGGCCGTGGCCAGATCATTCTCGCTGGGCAGGGCTGCTTTTTCGTTGGAGGGCAGTGTCTCGTAGGTGTAGCTCGAAACGGCCATGGGGCCCCGGACTGGTTGAGTGCGTAGCGGACGGTGTGGTCCTTGTGGCTGCCACAGACGAGAATTCCCACGGTCGGGGCATGGGCTTCCCTGCGGAGCCGGTCCTCGACCAGGGCTATGTAGAACTGAAGCTGCCCGATGTTATGTGCAGCTGCACATAATTCGGGCCAATGACACCGCTGCCCCACCCATCCATTTCCTGGCGGGTGAGTATGTCGCGGCCGATGGACCAATACAAGCCGATCAGCTGTGTATTAACGCTTCGGCGGGCCTGCGCCTGTGCTGACCGCACCCGGTCCTTGAGGGCGTCGAGGAGAACGCCGTAGTCGTCGAGAATGGCAAGATCGCCGGAATCGGTCATGGGTTTCATTCTATCGACCCCGTGGTCACTGGGCGCGGGATCACATGCGCTATTTCCATCCCTTCTGTTCAAGACGATCGGCGATATTGCCGCGACCCGACCGTCTCAAGAAGGCGAACAATTGAGGGGCCGGTGGCCAGTTGCTCCGATACGGGTTCGTGCAAGAGCCCGTATAAAGTCCGCCGCCGGGACCTGTGGAGAGTCCGCCGCCAGGCCCGGTCGACATTCCGCCGCCGGGACCTGTGGAGAGTCCGCCGCCAGGCCCGGTCGACATTCCGCCGCCAGGGCCTGTGGAGAGTCCGCCGCCAGGCCCGGTCGACATTCCGCCGCCAGGGCCTGTGGAGAGTCCGCCGCCAGGCCCGGTCGAGGCGCCGCCGCCGGGACCAGTCGACCTTCCGCCGCCTGGGCCCGTGGAGAGTCCGCCGCCGGGACCGCTGCAGTTGTCGCGTGGCCATGTCGTCATAGTGGCAACATACCTCATGTCACCGACAGAGCCGCTGCTCCTAGCAACGTCCATTTGAGATGATGTCCGAATACATGCAAAATCGACCGTTTTTGACAGCCAGGCCATTTTGGATGAGCGGCCATTTTCCGCATGGACTGTCGCCTTCGAAAAACGGCACTGGCTGAGATGCGGGCGCTCTTATTAGTTTCGGGCACCCGCACCCGTCACATGAGCTGCCAAGTATACGGATTCTCCCATGCCTATGGCCTGCATGTCGTGCCCTTGTTGGCGCATCTCGTTGATGTCGATTATTTGTACTTGAACGGAGTCTGCTGCAATTGTGTAGCCGTCATTCATGGCACGCTGATACAACTCCGATTCAGCAGCCTTTACTAGTACCTGCGCATAGGCATCTGAGTACATCCCATCTTGACCGGGCAAGATGAATTTGAATTCTTTGTGTTGTTCGCTCAAATTACTGGCTGTTTTACGGGATTCAGGTGAACTTGCCTGCGTATGTGGAGGGGCCTGATTGATGTAGATCTCGTCGGGATCAATTGGCTCATGCCACGAACCGCGCCCGAAGACCTTTTCCCAGAGAATAATTCTTTGGCGGTGTGCTTCAACACCCATTGGAAAACTGCCGAGCCTCGCCAGTGTCAGATTGATCTCACGTGACACATCTTGGCGTTTCATTACCGTCGGGGGAACGCCTGCTGCGCGTTTGTGTTCCTTGATTTAGGCGGATTGCCCTAGGCAGAATGCCTCCTCTGGGCTGTAGCCCACTTGAACTAGGCGTGAAGCCATTCCATTAACTGCACCATCCATAAGACCCATGCTGCTGTTCCCCAATCCGAAAATCATGCCTCACTATATTAAGGCGTCCAACCTTCCGTTCATACTAGCCGGTGGCGAGTCATGAGGTGGTGCGTTGCACTTGGCGTTCAGGTGACTTGTCATGTTCCCGATTCCTGGCTTGAGTAGCAGCCTGACACTGTCGTAAGGGAAGGGCATGTGCTTATGGCGGCATTAGCACCTTAGCACGGGCGTGCTTCTTCGGTTTTGACAACGACGATCAGTGTCAGCCTAAAATGATGGGCCGTCGGCGCCTTATTTTAGGGATTTTGGGAGCTTCAGCATAGGTTTATGCTCATCAAGTCGTCGGGCACGCGAAGTTGGAAACTGTACTACAGAGGTTTTGGTAACAAGTCGCCGTTCTAGACCGATGCGGCGCGAGTCCGCCGATCGTGTATGGGTTACTGAATAGAAGGAAATATGACGAACAACGAGTCGAGACCAAAAGCTGGCTGGTATCCAGACGCCGTGGGACGGCAACGATGGTGGGACGGCTCGCGGTGGACGGACAATTATGCCCAGGGCCCGGCCAAGTCGAGCATGAATGTACCAGGACGAACCCCTGGCTTCGTTTGTGGCCTCGTTGCCATCCTATTCACTACCCTTCCCATCGTTTCTATACCGCTCGGAATTGTTGGATGGGTGCAGTCAGCGAAGGCGCTGAAGCACTTGCCAGCAGCAACTCCCGGTAGAGGATTAGCTCTAGCCGGCCAGGTCTTGTCGATAGTTGCATTGAGCCTCAGCTTCATAATTATCATGCTCGCCTTACCAGGTATAACCGCCAAAAACTTCGGCTGAGTTGAGACCGCAATTCATGGAAATTGCGGGGTGGCATCACCAATACCCGCAACGGCGTCGTCCAGGACTTTGCCCGCTCTACAGTACGGCCAGCCGGAACGCCGTCAGCATGGGCGTCGCGGACGGCGTGATCTGGACGTCCTGGACCACAAATCCTCTGCGTCGGACTGGGGCGGTACCACCAGCTGTTCGAGTAATGTAAGCAGTAGCTGCGCCACGGTGGCCCCGATGCGGCGAGTGGAAACCCGTTGCACAGGGGCCGCCGTTATGTCTCCACCGGGGTGTACACGCACGAGCAGTACGACCACCACAACCAGGCGCGGAGAGACGCCTACCAGCATGTTCAGGTTTGGGGACGGTCACGCATAATTACTTCGGGATGATGCTGGGTTACCCGGACACCCAGCCGGACACGTGGATTATCAGAGCAGTCCAACGTGTGGCCGACTCCGAGAGTTTGGATGTTTCAGTGGATTCCAAGCTGGCCAGAACCGTGGTGCCGGAGGTCCATCAACGCACAAGACTAGGAAAGACAGTCACGCACATGGACCACGCCATCTGGCTGACAGAACGGGAACGAGCGTAATACGCCTTGTCTATTAAAATCCTAGCGACTTGGTTGTTGTCCTCCACTTCGTTGCCCAGTCGCGGCCGCCCGGGCCAGACTCACCACCAGCGAATGCGCCCCATCCGTCTACCACCACCTGCTACCAGCAATCCCTGAACCATGCCGCAAACAACAGAATCCTTAGCGCAAACGACTATTCCGTGGAGGCCAGACCGCCTTCTAAAGCAGAGAGGCCTACTTGGAAGGGGCTCACCGTGAGGTGAGCAAATCACCCAAGTGATTGATCAGACTCCAATATGACTCGTCGAACAACGCTGGCTTGAACGTTGAAGAGCGCCCTGAAGAGTTTGCAATTTGAATGGTCGCCGGGCCGTCCGTCAATCTGAGACCGGGGGCTTGCGGCAAATTCCCTAGTGCATCTGAGCGGAACCCCCCAATCGTGACATTGTGAATATTGTCCAAAGGCACAATAAAGTCCTCTGCGTGTCGGTTGAGCGATAGCCCCGTTACAGGGTTGACACCTCGCAACACGGCCACAAAACTCCCACCGACTGCCAATGCTCCGCGAACAGGGAGAATGGATCCGGTTACGACTCGCCCCTCGATGACCTCGATCCCCCCTTCTCGATAGTCAGCGGCAGTTAACGAAATATCTGTCAGGCGCGACAAGACGCCAAGAAGACTAGAACCTGTAAATGACATTCACTTATAATACATTTCCACTGAGAGAATGCTGGCAAATTGCCGTACCGATTTATCAGCTGTCTGGACTCCGCCAGGTGCCGGACTCTCTTCGCGATCCTCGCTAGGTGAGGTCCGGTGGTGTGTGTTTTGAACTCTCCACAAATGCTCCTTGGCGACAGTTGTTTGT
This region includes:
- a CDS encoding DUF1016 N-terminal domain-containing protein encodes the protein MTDSGDLAILDDYGVLLDALKDRVRSAQAQARRSVNTQLIGLYWSIGRDILTRQEMDGWGSGVIGPNYVQLHITSGSFSST
- a CDS encoding DUF2510 domain-containing protein, producing MTNNESRPKAGWYPDAVGRQRWWDGSRWTDNYAQGPAKSSMNVPGRTPGFVCGLVAILFTTLPIVSIPLGIVGWVQSAKALKHLPAATPGRGLALAGQVLSIVALSLSFIIIMLALPGITAKNFG